The following proteins are co-located in the Desulfobacterales bacterium genome:
- a CDS encoding chalcone isomerase family protein: MLKRVIIAMMVVLMMASVSYAREYEGIEIPETHEIGDTVLLLNGVGERSVFMQEVYVVGLYLTEPEEDYQAVLEADEPMGIKLHVTNAFFASSERVMDALYKGFRNNMPKGDLTPIEDKVEKFNQCFSGEIAKHDVFDIVYLPNNGVTVSKNGEPQDTVPGYEFKKKVFGIWIGETPVQKDMKTAMLAGDVSDKALTMQEEKLAQLEKEKEKRLAQAEEAKAAAAAEKKKAEEAAAAAKEKAAAEAKKAAAEAKAEAAAKAEAAKAKAVAKKEKVEETASGVISKDKFVSADIYFTLGGDSLSAEAKQKLDKKAAWLKANPDAMVLVEGHSDARGPKDLNYRLAEERANSVKNYLVEAGVDGNRLGVISYGEERPIAAGDNNAAWAKNRRVHLRIIE, encoded by the coding sequence ATGCTGAAACGAGTAATTATTGCCATGATGGTCGTTTTAATGATGGCGAGTGTATCTTATGCGCGGGAATATGAAGGCATTGAGATACCGGAGACCCATGAAATCGGCGATACGGTCCTTTTATTAAACGGCGTAGGGGAGCGTTCCGTATTCATGCAGGAGGTTTATGTCGTCGGGCTATATTTAACGGAGCCCGAAGAAGACTACCAAGCAGTGTTAGAAGCAGATGAGCCGATGGGTATCAAACTGCATGTCACTAATGCCTTTTTTGCAAGCAGTGAAAGGGTTATGGATGCTTTATACAAAGGATTTCGAAATAATATGCCGAAGGGCGATTTGACTCCGATTGAAGACAAGGTCGAAAAATTCAACCAGTGTTTTTCCGGTGAAATTGCAAAGCACGACGTCTTTGACATTGTCTATTTACCGAATAATGGCGTGACAGTCAGTAAAAATGGTGAGCCGCAAGATACGGTTCCGGGCTATGAATTCAAGAAAAAGGTTTTTGGTATATGGATCGGTGAGACCCCGGTTCAAAAAGATATGAAGACTGCGATGCTGGCCGGTGATGTTTCGGATAAGGCCCTTACCATGCAGGAGGAGAAGCTCGCGCAGCTTGAGAAAGAAAAAGAAAAGCGCCTGGCCCAGGCTGAAGAAGCCAAAGCCGCCGCGGCAGCCGAAAAGAAAAAAGCTGAAGAGGCAGCCGCCGCAGCTAAAGAAAAAGCCGCCGCCGAAGCCAAAAAAGCGGCTGCTGAGGCCAAAGCAGAGGCTGCCGCCAAAGCTGAAGCGGCCAAGGCAAAAGCGGTAGCGAAAAAGGAAAAGGTTGAAGAAACGGCTTCCGGTGTTATCTCAAAGGATAAATTTGTCTCCGCGGATATATATTTTACCCTGGGCGGCGACAGTTTAAGCGCTGAGGCCAAACAGAAACTGGATAAAAAGGCGGCCTGGCTCAAAGCCAACCCGGATGCCATGGTGCTTGTCGAAGGCCACTCAGATGCCCGGGGCCCGAAGGATCTCAACTATCGACTGGCTGAAGAGCGTGCCAATAGCGTTAAAAATTATCTCGTTGAAGCGGGTGTTGATGGAAACCGCCTCGGCGTGATCAGCTACGGCGAAGAGCGGCCCATCGCCGCCGGCGACAATAACGCGGCCTGGGCGAAAAACCGCCGGGTGCATCTGCGGATTATTGAATAG
- a CDS encoding 2-isopropylmalate synthase, whose amino-acid sequence MKEKLYIFDTTLRDGEQSPGASMNVAEKVRIATQLEKLGVDVIEAGFPASSEGDFEAVSEVAKKVVNSEIAALCRASVKDIDRAWKAVSHANRPRIHTFLATSDIHMTYKLNMSREEVLNTAVDAIKYAASFTDNVEFSAEDGSRSDPDFLCQIFEAVIDAGARVVNLPDTVGYAIPNEFSELITYVMKNTPNIHKAILSVHCHNDLGLGTANTLAAIHAGARQAEVTVNGIGERAGNTSLEELVMTLHTRPTYVPVTTGIQTQRIHPTSRLVSMITGIMVQPNKAIVGANAFAHEAGIHQDGVLKNPMTYEIMKPETVGLTSNRMVMGKHSGKHALRKYLKNMGYDLSEDEIKIVFEKFKSLSDKKKVVHDEDIEAIVNEGILRTSDIYSLEYLHLSIGTTVFPTASVKISINGKVIRGTGTGNGPIDATYHTIAEMTQTRSELMRFSINALTDGTDAQGEVTVRLKENGLIALGRGTDPDIITASAYAYVNGLNRLEYLKQNPPNTEGGL is encoded by the coding sequence ATGAAGGAGAAATTATATATATTTGATACCACCCTGCGGGACGGGGAGCAGTCGCCCGGCGCCAGCATGAATGTGGCAGAAAAGGTGCGCATTGCCACCCAGCTGGAAAAACTGGGGGTGGATGTCATAGAAGCCGGGTTTCCCGCCTCCTCTGAAGGGGATTTTGAGGCAGTCTCGGAGGTGGCCAAAAAGGTGGTCAACTCTGAAATCGCCGCCCTCTGCCGGGCTTCGGTCAAAGACATTGACCGGGCCTGGAAGGCGGTATCCCATGCCAATCGGCCCCGGATTCACACGTTTCTGGCGACCTCTGACATCCACATGACCTACAAGCTCAATATGTCCCGGGAAGAAGTGTTGAACACCGCCGTAGACGCCATCAAATACGCGGCCTCGTTTACGGATAACGTGGAATTTTCCGCAGAAGACGGCTCCCGGAGTGATCCGGATTTTCTCTGCCAGATTTTTGAGGCGGTCATTGATGCCGGCGCCCGGGTGGTCAATCTGCCGGATACCGTGGGCTACGCCATTCCCAATGAATTCAGCGAACTGATCACCTATGTGATGAAAAACACGCCCAACATCCACAAGGCCATCCTTAGCGTGCACTGCCACAACGACCTGGGCCTGGGCACCGCCAACACCCTGGCGGCGATTCATGCCGGGGCCCGGCAGGCGGAAGTTACGGTGAACGGCATCGGTGAGCGGGCCGGCAACACTTCGTTAGAAGAGCTGGTCATGACGCTTCATACCCGGCCCACCTATGTGCCGGTGACCACCGGCATTCAAACCCAGCGCATTCACCCCACCAGCCGGCTGGTCAGCATGATCACCGGTATCATGGTGCAGCCGAATAAGGCCATTGTCGGGGCCAATGCGTTTGCCCATGAAGCCGGCATCCATCAGGACGGGGTATTAAAAAACCCCATGACCTATGAGATCATGAAACCGGAAACCGTGGGGCTTACCAGTAACCGGATGGTCATGGGCAAGCATTCGGGAAAGCATGCCCTGCGAAAATATTTAAAAAACATGGGCTATGATCTCTCCGAGGACGAGATCAAAATCGTTTTCGAAAAATTCAAGTCCCTTTCGGACAAGAAAAAGGTCGTTCATGACGAGGATATAGAAGCCATCGTCAATGAAGGCATCCTTCGGACCTCGGACATTTATTCCCTGGAATATCTCCATCTTTCCATCGGCACCACGGTCTTTCCGACCGCCAGCGTCAAAATCTCGATCAACGGCAAGGTCATCAGGGGCACGGGCACCGGAAACGGTCCGATTGACGCCACATACCACACCATTGCCGAAATGACGCAGACCCGGTCCGAGCTTATGCGCTTTTCCATCAATGCGCTCACTGACGGCACGGACGCCCAGGGCGAAGTGACCGTGCGGCTCAAGGAAAACGGGCTTATCGCGCTGGGCCGCGGCACGGACCCGGACATTATTACGGCCAGTGCATACGCCTATGTCAATGGGTTAAACCGCCTGGAATACCTGAAACAAAATCCGCCCAACACGGAGGGCGGCCTGTAG
- the cimA gene encoding citramalate synthase → MEQVLVYDTTLRDGTQGENINFSAIDKLKIAKKLDELGVHYIEGGWPGSNERDEKFFGMAKSETFQNSRLTAFGATHKHGITAAEDRHLNAIIESGAPVGIIFGKTWDLHVKKILNIQMDDNLAIIRESVEYLKQHHLEVHYDAEHFFDGYKDNPEYAVKTLKAAVSGGTDALVLCDTNGGTLPHEIEQIMTEVRDALFDDPEVGKTAQAIRFGIHTHNDSGLAVANTITAVRNGAVIVQGTINGYGERCGNADLTSIIPIVQLKMGHPCIGEENLKKLRKVSLYVSETANMPPIHSRPFVGKSAFAHKGGIHVNAIMKEPRAYEHMDPGLVGNERRVLVSDMAGKSNVEYKAKEMGIDINSHGVSTSDIVAEVKRLEQEGYQFDVADGTFKILMEKLTRQFEPLFELDSFRVTIEKDKDQPCYSHALIKIGVGNVKEITAAEGHGPVSALDNALRKALNHVYANELDPVHLVDFKVRVLDGSEGTGAKVRVLIESRDEEQLWSTIGVSEDIIEATWQALADSFQFKLAKDKTNGVIP, encoded by the coding sequence ATGGAACAGGTACTGGTCTATGATACCACGTTACGGGACGGCACGCAGGGAGAAAACATCAATTTCTCCGCCATCGACAAGCTAAAGATCGCCAAAAAACTCGATGAACTGGGGGTTCATTATATCGAAGGCGGCTGGCCGGGCTCCAATGAACGGGATGAAAAATTTTTCGGCATGGCCAAATCCGAAACCTTTCAGAATTCCCGGCTCACCGCCTTTGGCGCTACGCACAAGCATGGCATTACAGCGGCCGAAGACCGGCACCTGAACGCCATTATTGAAAGCGGCGCACCGGTGGGCATCATTTTCGGTAAAACCTGGGATCTGCATGTCAAAAAGATTTTAAACATCCAGATGGATGATAATCTGGCGATTATCCGGGAATCGGTGGAATACCTGAAACAGCATCATCTGGAAGTCCACTATGATGCCGAGCATTTTTTTGACGGATACAAGGACAACCCGGAATATGCGGTAAAGACTTTGAAGGCGGCGGTCTCGGGCGGCACGGATGCCCTGGTGCTCTGTGACACCAACGGCGGCACCCTGCCCCATGAAATCGAGCAGATCATGACAGAGGTCCGCGATGCCCTGTTCGATGACCCGGAGGTCGGAAAAACCGCCCAAGCAATCCGTTTCGGCATTCACACCCACAATGACTCCGGACTTGCGGTGGCCAATACCATCACCGCGGTCCGTAACGGGGCGGTTATTGTGCAGGGGACCATCAACGGATATGGCGAACGCTGCGGCAACGCCGACCTGACCTCTATTATTCCGATTGTCCAGTTAAAGATGGGCCATCCCTGTATTGGGGAAGAAAATCTCAAAAAACTCCGCAAGGTCTCCCTTTATGTGAGCGAGACTGCCAACATGCCGCCCATTCATTCCCGGCCGTTTGTGGGAAAAAGCGCATTCGCCCATAAAGGCGGCATCCATGTCAACGCCATCATGAAGGAACCCCGGGCCTATGAACACATGGATCCCGGTTTGGTGGGCAACGAGCGGCGGGTGCTGGTCTCGGATATGGCCGGCAAAAGCAATGTGGAATACAAAGCCAAAGAAATGGGGATTGATATCAACTCCCACGGGGTGAGCACCAGTGACATCGTGGCTGAAGTCAAACGCCTGGAGCAGGAAGGCTATCAGTTTGATGTGGCGGACGGCACATTTAAAATTTTAATGGAAAAACTGACCCGGCAGTTTGAGCCGCTTTTTGAGCTGGATTCTTTTCGGGTCACCATTGAAAAGGACAAGGATCAGCCCTGCTACTCCCATGCCCTGATCAAGATCGGGGTCGGCAATGTCAAAGAAATTACGGCCGCCGAAGGCCATGGGCCGGTGAGCGCTTTGGATAACGCCCTGCGTAAGGCACTAAACCATGTGTATGCCAATGAACTGGACCCGGTGCATCTGGTAGATTTTAAGGTGCGCGTGTTAGACGGCAGCGAAGGCACGGGCGCAAAGGTCCGCGTGCTGATTGAATCCCGGGATGAAGAGCAGCTCTGGAGCACCATCGGCGTCTCTGAAGATATCATAGAAGCCACCTGGCAGGCGCTGGCAGACAGCTTCCAGTTCAAGCTGGCCAAAGATAAAACAAATGGAGTCATACCATGA
- the ilvC gene encoding ketol-acid reductoisomerase, which yields MTQIDFGGVTEEVITSDEFPNDKAREILKDETIVVLGYGVQGPAQALNLKDNGLEVIIGQLEGDEYWEKAKSDGFVPGKTLFPLEEAAKKGTIIMELMSDAGQVATWPKIKECLNPGDAIYFSHGFSIVYRDQTKVIPPADVDVILVAPKGSGRSVRENFLAGNGINSSFAIEQDYTGRARERTLALGIAIGSGYLFPTTFQKEVFSDLTGERGVLMGCLAGVMEAQYNTLRKNGHSPSEAFNETVEELTQSLIRLVDQNGMDWMFSNCSTTAQRGALDWAPKFRDAVMPVFENLYESVASGKETQRVLEANSAPDYREKLNKELDAIKNSEMWTTGAAVRSLRPDRRGK from the coding sequence ATGACACAAATCGATTTCGGCGGTGTAACCGAAGAAGTAATTACCTCGGATGAGTTTCCCAATGACAAGGCCCGGGAAATCTTAAAGGATGAAACCATCGTGGTTTTGGGCTACGGCGTGCAGGGCCCGGCCCAGGCGCTGAACTTAAAAGACAACGGCCTGGAGGTCATCATCGGCCAGCTTGAAGGCGACGAGTACTGGGAGAAGGCGAAAAGCGACGGGTTTGTCCCCGGAAAAACCCTGTTCCCGCTTGAAGAGGCGGCCAAAAAGGGCACCATCATCATGGAGCTGATGTCAGATGCGGGCCAGGTCGCTACCTGGCCGAAGATTAAAGAATGTCTGAATCCCGGGGATGCCATCTATTTTTCCCACGGTTTCTCGATTGTCTACAGAGACCAGACCAAGGTAATTCCGCCGGCGGACGTGGATGTCATTCTGGTTGCGCCCAAGGGCTCCGGCCGGAGCGTGAGAGAGAATTTTCTGGCCGGAAACGGCATTAACTCGAGTTTTGCCATTGAGCAGGACTACACCGGCCGGGCCAGAGAACGAACCCTGGCGCTGGGCATTGCCATCGGCTCGGGCTATCTCTTTCCCACAACCTTTCAGAAAGAGGTGTTCAGCGACCTGACCGGAGAGCGCGGCGTGCTCATGGGGTGTCTGGCCGGTGTCATGGAGGCCCAATACAATACGCTTCGCAAAAACGGGCATTCCCCGAGCGAGGCCTTTAACGAAACCGTAGAGGAACTCACCCAGAGCCTGATTCGCTTAGTCGATCAAAACGGCATGGACTGGATGTTTTCAAACTGCAGCACCACAGCCCAGCGCGGCGCGCTGGACTGGGCGCCCAAGTTCCGGGATGCAGTCATGCCGGTTTTTGAAAACCTCTATGAGAGCGTTGCCTCCGGAAAAGAGACCCAGCGGGTTTTGGAGGCCAACAGTGCGCCGGATTACCGCGAAAAATTAAACAAGGAACTCGACGCCATCAAGAATTCCGAAATGTGGACAACCGGCGCTGCGGTAAGGTCCCTGCGGCCTGATCGGCGGGGAAAATAA
- the ilvN gene encoding acetolactate synthase small subunit, translated as MNEKRHLLSILVDNEPGVLSRIVGLFSGRGYNIESLCVAETMDPAISRITMTTKGNPMIIEQIKKQLNKLINVIKVFDLTGQEYVQREMVLIKVNAVQQHRAEILRITDIFRGQVVDVGQDHFTVKITGDDEKISAILNLFRPFGIREVARTGSIALYREKK; from the coding sequence ATGAATGAAAAACGACATTTACTATCTATTCTGGTGGACAATGAACCGGGCGTGCTCTCCCGGATTGTGGGACTTTTCTCCGGCCGGGGGTACAACATTGAAAGCCTGTGCGTGGCCGAAACCATGGATCCGGCCATATCGCGGATTACCATGACCACCAAGGGCAACCCCATGATCATCGAGCAAATCAAAAAACAGCTCAACAAGCTCATTAACGTGATCAAGGTGTTTGATCTCACCGGCCAGGAGTATGTGCAGCGGGAGATGGTGCTCATCAAAGTCAACGCCGTCCAGCAGCACCGGGCGGAAATCCTGCGGATTACCGACATTTTTCGGGGCCAGGTGGTTGACGTGGGCCAGGACCATTTTACCGTCAAAATAACCGGTGATGATGAAAAAATCTCTGCCATCCTGAACCTGTTCCGGCCGTTCGGGATTCGTGAGGTTGCAAGGACCGGCAGCATTGCCCTGTATCGGGAGAAAAAGTAG
- the ilvB gene encoding biosynthetic-type acetolactate synthase large subunit, with protein sequence MSKLTGAQILMEMLKEEGVDTIFGYPGGAVIDIYDALQKTEISHYLVRHEQGAVHAADGYARASGKVGVALVTSGPGATNTVTGIASAYMDSIPMVIFTGQVPTKLIGNDAFQEVDIVGITRPCTKHNYLVSDVKNLARTVKEAFHIARSGRPGPVLIDLPKDVVNTTTNYSPPGEVRLRSYNPTYEPNIKQLKKVVSLIRTARKPVIFSGGGVVLSKAHEELTAFARKAQIPVTSTLMGLGGFPGTDPLWLGMLGMHGTYRANMAVTDCDLMIAVGVRFDDRVTGKTDEFANNAKIVQIDIDPTSIQKNIQVSVPVVGDCKISLKQLNELIENEDYADLLEDRQEWLTQIDEWRRTTPLAYKQGEDIIKPQYVIDKLFELTHGDAIITTEVGQNQMWAAQYYHFREPGRFITSGGLGVMGFGLPAAIGAQVGAPGNLVVDVAGDGSIQMNIQEMATAVQYNLPVKVVILNNCFLGMVRQWQELFYEKRYASTQFHHTPDFVKLAEAYGAKGLRAKTPEEVEKVLSEGLAHPGAVIMDFVVEQEECVYPMVPAGAPIKNMLLV encoded by the coding sequence ATGAGTAAGCTCACTGGGGCACAAATCCTGATGGAGATGTTAAAAGAAGAAGGCGTGGATACCATTTTCGGTTATCCCGGCGGGGCAGTGATTGATATTTATGACGCGCTGCAAAAGACCGAGATTAGCCACTATCTGGTGCGGCACGAACAGGGGGCGGTACACGCGGCGGACGGCTATGCCCGGGCCAGCGGCAAGGTGGGCGTTGCCCTGGTAACCTCCGGACCGGGGGCTACCAACACGGTCACCGGCATTGCCTCGGCCTATATGGACTCCATTCCCATGGTGATTTTTACCGGCCAGGTGCCCACCAAGCTGATCGGCAATGATGCGTTCCAGGAAGTCGACATTGTCGGCATCACCCGGCCCTGCACCAAGCATAATTACCTGGTCAGTGATGTGAAAAATCTGGCCCGTACAGTCAAAGAGGCCTTTCATATCGCCCGATCCGGACGCCCCGGGCCGGTGCTGATCGATCTGCCCAAAGATGTGGTCAACACCACCACCAATTATTCTCCGCCCGGGGAGGTCCGGCTGCGATCGTATAATCCGACCTATGAGCCGAACATCAAGCAGCTCAAAAAAGTGGTCAGCCTGATCCGGACAGCCAGAAAACCGGTGATTTTCTCCGGCGGCGGCGTGGTGCTCTCCAAAGCCCACGAAGAGCTGACCGCATTTGCCAGAAAAGCGCAGATTCCGGTGACCAGCACCTTAATGGGGCTTGGGGGATTTCCCGGCACCGATCCGCTGTGGCTCGGAATGCTCGGCATGCACGGCACCTACCGGGCGAATATGGCGGTCACGGACTGCGATCTGATGATAGCGGTGGGGGTTCGCTTTGACGACCGCGTAACCGGCAAAACCGACGAATTCGCCAACAACGCCAAGATCGTGCAGATTGATATCGATCCCACCTCCATCCAGAAAAACATTCAGGTGTCCGTGCCCGTGGTGGGGGACTGCAAAATTTCGCTTAAGCAATTAAATGAGCTGATCGAAAATGAGGATTACGCGGATCTCCTGGAGGACCGCCAGGAGTGGCTGACCCAAATCGATGAATGGCGGCGCACCACGCCGCTGGCCTACAAGCAGGGAGAGGATATCATCAAGCCGCAGTACGTGATTGACAAGCTTTTTGAGCTGACGCATGGGGATGCCATCATCACCACCGAGGTCGGCCAGAACCAGATGTGGGCGGCGCAATACTATCATTTCCGCGAGCCGGGCCGGTTTATCACCTCCGGCGGTTTAGGCGTTATGGGCTTTGGGCTGCCTGCGGCCATCGGCGCCCAGGTGGGGGCTCCGGGCAATTTGGTTGTGGATGTGGCCGGCGACGGCAGCATTCAGATGAATATCCAGGAGATGGCCACTGCCGTCCAATATAACCTGCCGGTCAAGGTGGTGATCCTGAACAACTGTTTTCTCGGCATGGTGCGGCAGTGGCAGGAGCTTTTCTATGAGAAGCGCTACGCCTCCACCCAGTTCCATCACACGCCGGATTTTGTGAAACTGGCCGAAGCCTATGGCGCCAAAGGATTGCGGGCCAAAACACCGGAGGAAGTGGAGAAGGTCTTATCCGAAGGCCTGGCCCATCCCGGGGCGGTAATCATGGACTTTGTGGTTGAGCAGGAGGAATGCGTCTATCCGATGGTGCCTGCCGGGGCCCCGATTAAAAACATGCTGCTGGTTTAA
- the ilvD gene encoding dihydroxy-acid dehydratase: MKSDNAKKGLARAPHRSLFKAMGYTDEEIRRPLVGVANSVNSIVPGHVNLDKITEAVKTGILMAGGTPIEFGTIGVCDGIAMNHEGMKYSLGSRELIADSIEVMARGHALDAMVMIPNCDKIVPGMLIAAARLDLPTVVISGGPMLAGRHPEKPGEKVDLISVFEAVGAVRSGKMEESQLTAIEDAACPTCGSCSGMFTANSMNCLTEVIGLGLPGNGTIPAVMSARIRLAKTAGIKVMELFEKQITPSQILTENAFENALAVDMALGCSTNTVLHLTALAHEIGWPLELDRINTVSNRTPHLCSLSPGGPHHIEDLNNAGGIPAVMKVLNEAGLIHPECMTVTGRPVTENLASARVLDQNVIRPIENPYHKEGGLAVLFGNLAPNGCVVKQSAVVEGMLRHEGPARVFDSEEAATEAILDGKINKGDVVVIRYEGPMGGPGMREMLTPTSAIAGMQLDADVALITDGRFSGGTRGAAIGHASPEAMQKGPIALVNEGDTISIDIPAKTITLKVDSAEIDKRLEKWQAPAPKITKGYMARYAKMVSSADKGAIMKS, encoded by the coding sequence ATGAAAAGTGACAATGCCAAAAAAGGACTCGCGCGCGCGCCGCACCGCTCGCTGTTTAAAGCCATGGGGTATACGGATGAGGAAATCCGACGCCCTTTAGTCGGGGTGGCCAATTCGGTCAATTCCATTGTGCCCGGCCACGTGAACTTAGACAAAATCACCGAAGCGGTTAAAACCGGCATCTTAATGGCGGGCGGGACCCCGATTGAATTCGGCACCATAGGCGTCTGCGACGGCATCGCCATGAACCACGAAGGCATGAAATACTCCCTGGGCAGCCGCGAACTGATCGCGGACTCCATCGAAGTTATGGCCCGGGGCCATGCCCTGGACGCCATGGTCATGATCCCCAACTGCGATAAGATTGTGCCCGGCATGCTGATTGCGGCCGCCCGGCTGGATCTGCCCACGGTGGTGATCAGCGGCGGTCCCATGCTGGCCGGCCGCCACCCGGAAAAACCCGGGGAAAAAGTCGACCTGATTTCCGTATTCGAGGCGGTGGGCGCGGTGCGCTCTGGCAAAATGGAGGAATCCCAGCTGACGGCCATTGAGGATGCGGCCTGCCCTACCTGCGGGTCCTGCTCCGGCATGTTTACCGCCAATTCCATGAACTGCCTAACCGAGGTAATCGGCCTGGGACTTCCCGGCAACGGCACCATCCCGGCGGTGATGTCGGCCCGGATTCGGCTTGCCAAAACGGCCGGCATCAAGGTGATGGAACTGTTTGAAAAGCAGATTACGCCCAGTCAAATTTTAACCGAAAACGCGTTTGAAAACGCGCTCGCCGTGGATATGGCACTTGGCTGCTCAACCAACACGGTGCTCCATTTAACCGCCCTTGCCCATGAAATCGGCTGGCCCCTGGAACTGGACCGGATCAATACCGTGAGCAACCGGACGCCGCATTTGTGCTCTCTGAGTCCGGGCGGTCCGCACCATATCGAGGACCTTAACAATGCCGGGGGGATCCCCGCGGTTATGAAGGTTTTAAACGAAGCCGGCCTGATCCACCCGGAGTGCATGACGGTCACCGGCCGCCCGGTCACGGAAAACCTCGCATCCGCGCGGGTGCTGGATCAAAATGTGATCCGGCCGATTGAAAACCCCTATCACAAAGAAGGAGGCTTAGCTGTCCTGTTCGGCAATCTGGCGCCGAACGGGTGTGTGGTAAAGCAGTCCGCAGTTGTGGAAGGTATGCTGCGCCATGAAGGGCCGGCGCGGGTGTTTGACTCCGAGGAAGCGGCAACCGAGGCGATTCTTGACGGAAAAATCAATAAAGGCGATGTGGTGGTCATCCGCTACGAGGGTCCCATGGGCGGCCCGGGAATGCGCGAGATGCTCACCCCAACCTCCGCCATTGCCGGTATGCAGCTGGATGCGGATGTGGCGCTTATCACGGACGGCCGCTTCTCCGGCGGCACCCGGGGGGCGGCCATCGGACATGCATCCCCGGAAGCCATGCAGAAAGGCCCGATTGCCCTGGTGAATGAGGGGGATACCATATCGATTGATATTCCGGCAAAAACCATTACCTTAAAGGTCGACTCCGCGGAAATCGATAAACGTCTGGAAAAATGGCAGGCGCCGGCGCCCAAAATTACCAAAGGCTATATGGCCAGATACGCGAAGATGGTGTCGTCTGCGGATAAAGGCGCAATAATGAAATCTTAA
- a CDS encoding alpha/beta hydrolase, with amino-acid sequence MTTETVWFDSDGLKIHGTLHLPDYAKPPIVVGAHGLMSDGESPKQIALAEKCNEIGIGYFRFDHRGCGQSEGQFAEVTTFDGRCRDLMDAITNLLDMDITDGRIALFGSSLGGAAVLAAASEINPRAIVTVAAPIRSEAIRAPYINDAAQQPVLESLNREQLFFDISDRLAGVSNLLLFHGDADPIVPYENALEIYKLASAPVELVRLENGDHPMSDENHQAAFMARTIEWYRDKFQKPQKGSTVNLF; translated from the coding sequence ATGACGACAGAAACTGTGTGGTTCGACTCTGACGGCTTAAAAATCCACGGCACGCTTCACCTCCCGGATTATGCTAAGCCGCCGATTGTGGTGGGCGCCCACGGACTGATGAGCGATGGCGAATCCCCCAAACAAATCGCCCTGGCGGAGAAGTGCAATGAAATCGGGATCGGCTATTTCCGGTTTGATCACCGGGGATGCGGGCAAAGCGAGGGCCAGTTTGCCGAAGTCACCACATTTGACGGCCGGTGCCGGGATTTGATGGACGCGATCACAAACCTTCTGGATATGGATATCACCGATGGCCGGATCGCTCTTTTCGGCAGCAGCCTGGGCGGTGCCGCGGTTCTGGCCGCTGCCTCCGAAATCAACCCCCGGGCGATCGTCACCGTGGCCGCCCCGATTCGAAGCGAGGCCATCCGGGCGCCCTATATCAATGATGCCGCCCAGCAGCCTGTTCTTGAATCCCTGAACCGGGAACAACTGTTTTTTGATATTTCCGACCGGCTTGCCGGGGTTTCAAACCTGCTGCTGTTTCACGGGGATGCGGATCCGATCGTCCCCTATGAGAATGCCCTGGAAATCTATAAACTGGCAAGCGCGCCCGTGGAGCTGGTACGGCTTGAAAACGGGGATCACCCAATGAGCGATGAAAACCATCAGGCAGCATTTATGGCACGGACGATTGAGTGGTATCGGGATAAGTTCCAAAAACCGCAAAAGGGTTCCACGGTAAATTTGTTCTGA